Proteins encoded together in one Solanum lycopersicum chromosome 7, SLM_r2.1 window:
- the LOC101262634 gene encoding serine/threonine-protein kinase STY13 isoform X1 encodes MKETRCLSPNKGRPQQVGYGKLKQNQRPKKHKTDCKRPTIHSFIHFLLLSAFISFYDVVSPPLLLLLRLPFSVDRFVFTPYIKVKSTRSSYFDGKMLEAPKFAGLIDLNENPDHYGLSQNFYHKLGEGSHMSIDSYGSLQMSNGGGSVAMSMDNSSVGSNDSHTRILNHQGLKRVHNNYSVAASVNKGKTSHGLSDDALAKALMDPRFPTNGLENYDEWTIDLRKLNMGPAFAQGAFGKLYKGTYNGEDVAIKLLERPDNDLERAHLMEQQFQQEVMMLARLRHPNIVRFIGACRKPMVWCIVTEYAKGGSVRQFLTRRQNRSVPLKLAVKQALDVARGMEYVHGLNLIHRDLKSDNLLISADKSIKIADFGVARIEVQTEGMTPETGTYRWMAPEMIQHRPYTQKVDVYSFGIVLWELLTGMLPFQNMTAVQAAFAVVNKGVRPTIPTDCLPVLAEIMTCCWDGNPDNRPPFSQVVRMLEAAETEILTKVRKARFRCCISQPMTTD; translated from the exons ATGAAAGAAACAAGATGTTTGAGTCCAAATAAAGGTAGACCCCAGCAAGTGGGCTATGGAAAACTAAAACAAAACCAGCGACCAAAAAAACACAAGACTGACTGCAAAAGGCCAACAatacattcattcattcattttcttCTCCTCTCTGCTTTTATCTCTTTCTACGACGTCGTTTCTCCACcgctcctcctcctcctcagACTCCCTTTTTCGGTCGATCGGTTTGTTTTCACACCATATATCAAAGTCAAGTCTACTCGATCCAG TTACTTTGACGGGAAAATGTTGGAGGCTCCAAAGTTTGCAGGACTTATAGACTTAAATGAAAACCCTGATCATTATGGACTCTCACAAAATTTCTACCATAAGCTTGGTGAGGGATCACACATGTCAATCGATAGTTATGGGAGCTTGCAGATGAGCAATGGTGGAGGTTCAGTTGCAATGTCGATGGATAACAGCAGTGTGGGATCAAATGATTCGCATACTCGTATTTTAAACCATCAGGGTCTCAAGCGTGTTCACAATAACTATTCGGTTGCAGCTAGTGTAAATAAGGGAAAAACTTCTCATGGGTTGAGTGATGATGCCCTAGCTAAAGCATTGATGGATCCTCGATTTCCTACTAATGGGCTTGAGAATTATGATGAGTGGACAATTGATTTGAGGAAGCTCAACATGGGGCCAGCTTTTGCTCAAGGGGCTTTTGGGAAACTATACAAAGGTACTTATAATGGTGAGGATGTTGCTATCAAGCTTCTAGAGAGGCCAGATAATGATCTTGAGAGGGCTCACTTGATGGAGCAACAGTTTCAGCAGGAAGTTATGATGTTGGCAAGGTTGAGACATCCAAATATTGTTCGGTTTATCGGTGCATGCCGTAAACCCATGGTGTGGTGTATTGTCACTGAATATGCTAAAGGAGGATCAGTTCGTCAGTTTCTCACTAGGCGACAAAATCGATCTGTGCCCTTGAAGTTAGCAGTGAAGCAGGCGTTGGATGTGGCAAGGGGTATGGAATATGTGCATGGCCTGAATCTGATACATCGTGACCTGAAATCTGACAACCTACTAATTTCTGCTGATAAATCAATCAAGATTGCGGACTTTGGAGTTGCTCGTATTGAGGTGCAGACAGAAGGAATGACACCAGAGACTGGAACATACCGTTGGATGGCTCC GGAGATGATCCAGCACCGACCGTACACACAAAAAGTTGATGTTTATAGTTTTGGCATTGTTCTGTGGGAGCTCCTAACGGGGATGCTTCCCTTCCAGAACATGACTGCTGTGCAGGCAGCTTTTGCAGTTGTCAACAAAGGTGTCCGTCCAACCATCCCCACTGATTGTTTACCTGTCCTAGCTGAAATCATGACTTGCTGCTGGGATGGTAACCCTGACAATAGACCTCCGTTCTCTCAGGTGGTCAGAATGCTTGAGGCTGCAGAAACAGAGATCTTGACGAAGGTCAGAAAAGCCCGTTTCAGATGCTGCATTAGTCAACCCATGACTACAGATTGA
- the LOC101262634 gene encoding serine/threonine-protein kinase STY13 isoform X2, producing MLEAPKFAGLIDLNENPDHYGLSQNFYHKLGEGSHMSIDSYGSLQMSNGGGSVAMSMDNSSVGSNDSHTRILNHQGLKRVHNNYSVAASVNKGKTSHGLSDDALAKALMDPRFPTNGLENYDEWTIDLRKLNMGPAFAQGAFGKLYKGTYNGEDVAIKLLERPDNDLERAHLMEQQFQQEVMMLARLRHPNIVRFIGACRKPMVWCIVTEYAKGGSVRQFLTRRQNRSVPLKLAVKQALDVARGMEYVHGLNLIHRDLKSDNLLISADKSIKIADFGVARIEVQTEGMTPETGTYRWMAPEMIQHRPYTQKVDVYSFGIVLWELLTGMLPFQNMTAVQAAFAVVNKGVRPTIPTDCLPVLAEIMTCCWDGNPDNRPPFSQVVRMLEAAETEILTKVRKARFRCCISQPMTTD from the exons ATGTTGGAGGCTCCAAAGTTTGCAGGACTTATAGACTTAAATGAAAACCCTGATCATTATGGACTCTCACAAAATTTCTACCATAAGCTTGGTGAGGGATCACACATGTCAATCGATAGTTATGGGAGCTTGCAGATGAGCAATGGTGGAGGTTCAGTTGCAATGTCGATGGATAACAGCAGTGTGGGATCAAATGATTCGCATACTCGTATTTTAAACCATCAGGGTCTCAAGCGTGTTCACAATAACTATTCGGTTGCAGCTAGTGTAAATAAGGGAAAAACTTCTCATGGGTTGAGTGATGATGCCCTAGCTAAAGCATTGATGGATCCTCGATTTCCTACTAATGGGCTTGAGAATTATGATGAGTGGACAATTGATTTGAGGAAGCTCAACATGGGGCCAGCTTTTGCTCAAGGGGCTTTTGGGAAACTATACAAAGGTACTTATAATGGTGAGGATGTTGCTATCAAGCTTCTAGAGAGGCCAGATAATGATCTTGAGAGGGCTCACTTGATGGAGCAACAGTTTCAGCAGGAAGTTATGATGTTGGCAAGGTTGAGACATCCAAATATTGTTCGGTTTATCGGTGCATGCCGTAAACCCATGGTGTGGTGTATTGTCACTGAATATGCTAAAGGAGGATCAGTTCGTCAGTTTCTCACTAGGCGACAAAATCGATCTGTGCCCTTGAAGTTAGCAGTGAAGCAGGCGTTGGATGTGGCAAGGGGTATGGAATATGTGCATGGCCTGAATCTGATACATCGTGACCTGAAATCTGACAACCTACTAATTTCTGCTGATAAATCAATCAAGATTGCGGACTTTGGAGTTGCTCGTATTGAGGTGCAGACAGAAGGAATGACACCAGAGACTGGAACATACCGTTGGATGGCTCC GGAGATGATCCAGCACCGACCGTACACACAAAAAGTTGATGTTTATAGTTTTGGCATTGTTCTGTGGGAGCTCCTAACGGGGATGCTTCCCTTCCAGAACATGACTGCTGTGCAGGCAGCTTTTGCAGTTGTCAACAAAGGTGTCCGTCCAACCATCCCCACTGATTGTTTACCTGTCCTAGCTGAAATCATGACTTGCTGCTGGGATGGTAACCCTGACAATAGACCTCCGTTCTCTCAGGTGGTCAGAATGCTTGAGGCTGCAGAAACAGAGATCTTGACGAAGGTCAGAAAAGCCCGTTTCAGATGCTGCATTAGTCAACCCATGACTACAGATTGA